One window of the Amycolatopsis mediterranei genome contains the following:
- a CDS encoding acyl-CoA carboxylase subunit beta: MDELTPTTAFRIADLAARQDEAVRIAEKRAVDRQHAKGKLTARERIALLLDPGSFVEVDQFARHRCAEFGMDANRPWGDGVVTGHGTVDGRQICVFSQDFSVFGGSLGEVSGEKVLKLMDLAMTIGCPVVGINDSGGARIQEGVVSLAYYAELGRRNAHASGVVPQISMIMGPCAGGAVYAPAITDFTVMVDDTSHMFVTGPDVVHAVTGERVTAQELGGAAVQSEVAGNAHHRAADEQDAVDWVQTLLGYLPANNLDPGPAYADETSPGITAADLELDRLVPDSPHETYDMAELLVRLVDDGEFTEVHSAFAPNMICAFARVQGHTVGVVANQPRHQAGVLDIDASEKAARFVRFCDAFSIPLLTLADVPGYLPGTEQERGGIIRRGAKLIYAYSEATVPKVTVVVRKAYGGGYAVMGSKHLGADVVLAWPTAEIAVMGAEGAVRVLYRRELAALPPEEREPARRRLTDEYRKRHGGPYLAAERGYVDQVVAPSQTRLQVARALRMLRTKRQSLPARKHGNIPL, encoded by the coding sequence ATGGACGAGCTGACCCCGACCACCGCCTTCCGGATCGCCGATCTGGCCGCCCGGCAGGACGAAGCCGTGCGGATCGCCGAAAAGCGGGCCGTCGACCGGCAGCACGCCAAGGGAAAGCTGACCGCGCGCGAACGGATCGCGCTGCTGCTGGACCCCGGGTCCTTCGTGGAGGTCGACCAGTTCGCGCGGCACCGGTGCGCGGAGTTCGGGATGGACGCGAACCGGCCGTGGGGCGACGGCGTCGTCACCGGGCACGGCACCGTCGACGGGCGGCAGATCTGCGTGTTCTCCCAGGATTTCAGCGTCTTCGGCGGCAGCCTCGGCGAGGTCTCCGGCGAAAAGGTCCTCAAGCTGATGGACCTGGCCATGACCATCGGCTGCCCGGTCGTCGGGATCAACGACTCCGGCGGCGCCCGGATCCAGGAAGGCGTCGTCTCCCTGGCGTACTACGCCGAACTCGGCCGCCGCAACGCCCACGCGTCCGGGGTCGTCCCGCAGATCTCGATGATCATGGGCCCGTGCGCCGGCGGGGCGGTCTACGCGCCGGCCATCACCGACTTCACCGTGATGGTCGACGACACCTCGCACATGTTCGTCACCGGCCCGGACGTCGTGCACGCCGTCACCGGCGAGCGCGTCACCGCGCAGGAACTCGGCGGGGCGGCCGTGCAGAGCGAGGTCGCCGGCAACGCCCACCACCGCGCCGCCGACGAGCAGGACGCCGTCGACTGGGTGCAGACGCTGCTCGGCTACCTGCCCGCGAACAACCTCGACCCCGGGCCCGCGTACGCCGACGAGACCAGCCCCGGCATCACCGCCGCCGACCTCGAGCTCGACCGGCTGGTGCCCGATTCGCCGCACGAGACCTACGACATGGCCGAGCTGCTCGTCCGGCTGGTCGACGACGGCGAGTTCACCGAGGTGCACAGCGCTTTCGCGCCCAACATGATCTGCGCCTTCGCGCGGGTGCAGGGCCACACGGTCGGCGTCGTGGCGAACCAGCCGCGGCACCAGGCCGGCGTGCTCGACATCGACGCGTCGGAGAAGGCCGCGCGGTTCGTGCGCTTCTGCGACGCGTTCTCGATCCCGCTGCTCACCCTGGCCGACGTGCCCGGCTACCTGCCGGGCACCGAGCAGGAACGCGGCGGGATCATCCGCCGCGGGGCCAAGTTGATCTACGCCTATTCCGAGGCGACCGTGCCGAAGGTGACGGTGGTGGTCCGCAAGGCCTACGGCGGCGGCTACGCGGTGATGGGCTCGAAGCACCTCGGCGCCGACGTCGTGCTGGCCTGGCCCACCGCGGAGATCGCGGTGATGGGCGCCGAAGGCGCGGTACGGGTGCTCTACCGGCGCGAGCTGGCCGCCCTGCCGCCGGAAGAACGCGAGCCGGCCCGCCGGCGGCTCACCGACGAGTACCGCAAACGCCACGGCGGCCCGTACCTGGCCGCCGAACGCGGTTACGTCGATCAAGTCGTCGCGCCGTCGCAGACCCGCCTCCAGGTGGCGCGGGCCCTGCGGATGCTGCGCACCAAACGCCAGAGCCTGCCGGCCCGGAAACACGGGAACATCCCCCTCTGA
- a CDS encoding alpha/beta hydrolase — MKRIALLALSVVLLLAGAGVAPAQASPAVADDGAKVVQETWVDARTVDLQISSPALGTTGMVRLIVPTGWAAQPTRTWPVLYLLHGCCEPVDYRSWDQFTDVKAFTAAKDALVVMPTDGAAGMYTKWWNFGLWNTPDWDTFHTAEVRQIVERGYRGGTRRAVAGLSIGGYGALAYAFKHPGMFGAAASYSGVPNTLYPGLPVWIIGILARAGFYSYLNLWGDAFGNPVLWSANNPYDHVDQLRGTALYVSCGNGQTGPLDPPGQADFLESTAEMSSRSFTDRLKSAGIPATVDYYGPGTHSWPYWQRALHQSWPVLAGALGLPA, encoded by the coding sequence ATGAAACGGATCGCCTTGCTGGCGCTGTCCGTCGTCCTCCTGCTCGCCGGTGCCGGCGTGGCGCCCGCCCAGGCGAGCCCGGCCGTGGCCGACGACGGCGCGAAAGTCGTCCAGGAGACCTGGGTGGACGCCCGGACCGTCGACCTGCAGATCAGCTCGCCGGCCCTGGGCACCACCGGGATGGTGCGGCTGATCGTGCCGACCGGCTGGGCCGCGCAGCCCACCCGGACCTGGCCCGTGCTGTACCTGCTGCACGGCTGCTGCGAACCGGTCGACTACCGCTCGTGGGACCAGTTCACCGACGTCAAGGCGTTCACCGCGGCCAAGGACGCCCTGGTCGTGATGCCCACGGACGGGGCGGCGGGGATGTACACGAAGTGGTGGAACTTCGGCCTCTGGAACACGCCTGACTGGGACACCTTCCACACCGCCGAAGTGCGCCAGATCGTCGAACGCGGCTACCGCGGCGGCACGCGCCGCGCGGTCGCCGGGCTGTCGATCGGCGGGTACGGCGCGCTGGCGTACGCGTTCAAGCACCCGGGGATGTTCGGCGCGGCCGCGTCCTACAGCGGGGTGCCGAACACGCTCTACCCGGGGCTGCCGGTCTGGATCATCGGCATCCTGGCGCGCGCCGGGTTCTACAGCTACCTCAACCTCTGGGGCGATGCGTTCGGCAATCCGGTGCTCTGGTCGGCGAACAACCCGTACGACCACGTCGACCAGCTGCGCGGCACCGCGCTCTACGTCTCCTGCGGCAACGGGCAGACCGGGCCGCTCGATCCGCCGGGGCAGGCGGACTTCCTGGAGTCGACGGCGGAGATGTCGTCGCGCAGCTTCACCGACCGCCTGAAGTCCGCCGGCATCCCGGCGACCGTCGACTACTACGGGCCCGGGACCCACAGCTGGCCGTACTGGCAGCGGGCCCTGCACCAGTCCTGGCCGGTCCTGGCCGGCGCGCTGGGCCTGCCGGCCTGA
- a CDS encoding cutinase family protein, translating into MLFGNPIRAIGRSVTGTYQSRTKDYCALGDPICQFGGTNILAHLSYGNQADDAAGFVAGKV; encoded by the coding sequence GTGCTGTTCGGCAACCCGATCCGCGCGATCGGCCGTTCGGTGACCGGCACCTACCAGAGCCGCACCAAGGACTACTGCGCCCTCGGCGACCCGATCTGCCAGTTCGGCGGCACGAACATCCTGGCCCACCTCAGCTACGGCAACCAGGCCGATGACGCGGCCGGGTTCGTCGCGGGCAAGGTCTGA
- a CDS encoding TetR/AcrR family transcriptional regulator — translation MSRQSPPDRSSARRSPAARPTDDELLDAARAVFAERGYAQATMGLIADRADSTKPTLYAHFGDKAALFRTTVRREVAALRAWVVSAYETANTRPLEERVRLSVMAMFSYAGAHPESFRLLFDSAVDEMSNERRELAGSIATHVVGQVRDHLLAHGRPVGPGADLLGEMMVGLVGRAAMHVSHSPGLDPIAAGELATGFVMAALRGLDPALLERLDHLSGGPGGGAPGPGRGPGCHSPYPAGQCAT, via the coding sequence ATGAGCCGGCAGAGTCCTCCTGATCGATCCAGCGCTCGCCGCAGCCCGGCCGCCCGCCCCACCGACGACGAGCTGCTGGACGCCGCCCGCGCGGTGTTCGCCGAGCGGGGGTACGCCCAGGCCACCATGGGGCTGATCGCGGACCGCGCCGACTCCACCAAGCCCACCCTCTACGCGCATTTCGGCGACAAAGCGGCCCTGTTCCGCACCACCGTCCGGCGCGAGGTCGCCGCGCTGCGGGCCTGGGTGGTCAGCGCGTACGAAACGGCGAACACGCGCCCCCTGGAGGAGCGGGTCCGGCTGTCGGTGATGGCCATGTTCTCCTACGCCGGCGCCCACCCCGAGAGCTTCCGGCTGCTGTTCGACTCGGCCGTCGACGAGATGTCGAACGAGCGCCGTGAGCTGGCCGGCTCGATCGCCACCCACGTGGTCGGCCAGGTCCGGGACCACCTGCTCGCCCACGGGCGCCCGGTCGGCCCGGGCGCGGACCTGCTCGGGGAGATGATGGTGGGCTTGGTAGGGCGGGCCGCGATGCACGTCTCCCACTCCCCCGGGCTCGACCCGATCGCCGCCGGCGAGCTGGCCACCGGCTTCGTGATGGCCGCGCTGCGCGGGCTGGATCCCGCGCTGCTGGAGCGCCTCGACCATCTTTCGGGGGGTCCGGGTGGCGGAGCCCCCGGCCCGGGGCGAGGCCCCGGATGTCACAGCCCGTACCCGGCCGGGCAGTGCGCCACCTGA
- a CDS encoding helix-turn-helix domain-containing protein: MSRDSARQPVPAPRDAGDELVRRKELAALMRPALPALVDGIVREVLRAVPIYARPGDGTYGRKTRHGVECAVALFVDLVEDPLASRERLYETCRRLGAGEAREGRTLDDLQAAYRVGTRVGWRWIMRLGRRHRLSSAIMAQLAEMLFGYADELARMSSRGHREAWAELEGTRAGLRRRLLRLLTGPGTIPDAVLAELAAAAGWPVPREVAAVAAETTVSTSWGSDVLADLDSPQPYLLVPAPVDARTLTRLGTRVAVGPPTDLGAAAHSLRWARTALRLVADGALPDTPVTWCTDHLTDLWLLSDSPLAEQVARQELAPLGQFPERTRRRLGETLLSWLQNGGNSEKIAVDLSVHPQTVRYRVRQLKQAFGDRLDDPDARFAMQAALRASGLRVTRNEFSSPDE; encoded by the coding sequence GTGTCCCGCGACAGTGCTCGGCAACCCGTCCCGGCTCCCCGGGACGCCGGCGACGAACTTGTCCGGAGGAAAGAGCTCGCCGCGTTGATGCGTCCGGCCCTTCCGGCGCTGGTGGACGGAATCGTCCGGGAGGTCCTGCGGGCGGTCCCCATCTACGCCCGGCCGGGCGACGGGACCTACGGCCGCAAGACCCGGCACGGCGTCGAGTGCGCTGTCGCGCTCTTCGTGGACCTCGTCGAGGATCCGCTGGCCTCGCGCGAGCGGCTGTACGAGACGTGCCGCCGGCTCGGCGCGGGCGAGGCGCGCGAGGGCCGCACCCTCGACGACCTGCAGGCGGCCTACCGCGTGGGCACCCGGGTCGGCTGGCGCTGGATCATGCGGCTGGGCCGGCGGCACCGGCTGTCCTCCGCGATCATGGCGCAGCTGGCCGAGATGCTGTTCGGCTACGCCGACGAGCTCGCCCGGATGTCGAGCCGGGGCCACCGCGAAGCGTGGGCGGAGCTCGAGGGCACCCGGGCGGGCCTGCGCCGGCGGCTGCTGCGGCTGCTGACCGGCCCGGGCACCATCCCCGACGCGGTCCTCGCCGAACTCGCGGCGGCGGCGGGCTGGCCGGTCCCGCGCGAGGTGGCGGCGGTGGCCGCCGAAACGACGGTGAGCACCTCGTGGGGCTCCGACGTCCTCGCCGACCTCGACTCCCCGCAGCCGTACCTGCTGGTGCCCGCCCCGGTGGACGCACGGACCCTGACGCGGCTCGGCACCCGCGTCGCGGTCGGGCCGCCGACGGACCTCGGCGCGGCGGCGCATTCCCTGCGCTGGGCGCGCACCGCGCTGCGGCTGGTGGCCGACGGCGCGCTCCCGGACACGCCGGTGACCTGGTGCACCGACCACCTGACGGACCTGTGGCTGCTGTCGGACTCGCCGCTGGCCGAGCAGGTCGCCCGGCAGGAACTGGCCCCGCTCGGGCAGTTCCCGGAGCGGACGCGCCGCCGGCTGGGCGAGACCCTGCTGTCCTGGCTGCAGAACGGCGGCAACTCCGAGAAGATCGCGGTCGACCTTTCGGTGCACCCGCAGACGGTCCGCTACCGCGTGCGGCAGCTCAAGCAGGCCTTCGGGGATCGCCTCGACGACCCCGACGCGCGGTTCGCCATGCAGGCCGCGTTGCGCGCGTCGGGCCTGCGGGTCACCCGGAACGAGTTCTCCTCTCCCGACGAATAG
- a CDS encoding SDR family oxidoreductase translates to MKTELGLAGTVVLVTGGVRGVGRGIADVFLAHGARVVVCARREAPTEAEFAACDVRDETQVAALVEGIVERHGRLDAVVNNAGGAPFVSAAEASPRLHEKIVQLNLLAPLLVAQHANAVMQRQDSGGAIVMISSVSGTRPSPGTAAYGAAKAGLDNLTASLAVEWAPKVRVNALDVGMVRTEQAHLHYGSEAAVEAVGKTVPLGRLAEPAEVGHCAAFLASGLASYVSGATLRVHGGGEVPAFLAAADVNHREDS, encoded by the coding sequence GTGAAGACGGAGCTGGGCCTGGCCGGGACGGTGGTGCTGGTCACCGGGGGCGTCCGCGGCGTGGGCCGGGGGATCGCCGACGTGTTCCTCGCCCACGGGGCCCGGGTCGTGGTCTGCGCCCGGCGGGAGGCACCCACCGAGGCGGAGTTCGCCGCGTGCGATGTCCGCGACGAGACGCAGGTGGCCGCCTTGGTCGAGGGGATCGTCGAGCGGCACGGGCGCCTGGACGCGGTGGTGAACAACGCCGGCGGGGCGCCGTTCGTGTCGGCTGCGGAAGCGTCGCCGAGGCTGCACGAGAAGATCGTGCAGCTGAACCTGCTGGCCCCGCTGCTGGTCGCGCAGCACGCCAACGCGGTGATGCAGCGCCAGGACTCCGGCGGCGCCATCGTGATGATCTCCAGCGTGAGCGGCACCCGGCCGTCACCCGGAACGGCCGCCTACGGCGCCGCGAAGGCCGGGCTGGACAACCTGACCGCGAGCCTGGCGGTCGAGTGGGCGCCGAAGGTGCGCGTGAACGCCCTCGACGTCGGGATGGTGCGGACCGAGCAGGCGCACCTGCACTACGGCAGCGAGGCGGCGGTCGAGGCGGTCGGGAAGACCGTCCCGCTCGGCCGGCTCGCCGAGCCGGCCGAAGTCGGGCACTGCGCCGCGTTCCTCGCCTCCGGCCTGGCTTCCTACGTTTCCGGCGCGACCCTGCGCGTGCACGGCGGAGGTGAGGTCCCGGCGTTCCTCGCCGCGGCCGACGTCAACCATCGGGAGGATTCGTGA
- a CDS encoding SDR family oxidoreductase has protein sequence MSGLCQDRVVVVTGAGRGIGRAHALAFAAEGAPVVVNDVDGDVAAGVVAEIEDLGGKAVADTSDVADWAGARELIGTALENFGRLDVLVNNAGFLRDRMLVNLGEDEWDAVVRVHLKGHFAPLRHAAEHWRAEAKAGRVPQARVINTSSGAGLLGSVGQGNYSAAKAGIAGLTVVAAAELARYGVTVNAIAPAARTRMTEAVFASMARPDTGFDAMAPENVSPLVVWLGSAESGHVTGRVFEVEGGKVALAQGWRHGPAVYKGERWHPAELGAVVRDLLERAPEPEPVYGAS, from the coding sequence GTGAGCGGGTTGTGCCAGGACCGCGTGGTCGTGGTGACCGGCGCCGGCCGCGGCATCGGACGGGCGCACGCACTGGCGTTCGCGGCCGAGGGCGCGCCGGTGGTGGTGAACGACGTGGACGGGGACGTGGCCGCCGGGGTCGTCGCCGAGATCGAGGACCTCGGCGGGAAGGCGGTGGCCGACACCTCCGATGTCGCCGACTGGGCCGGGGCCCGCGAGCTGATCGGCACGGCGCTGGAGAACTTCGGCCGCTTGGACGTGCTGGTGAACAACGCGGGGTTCCTCCGGGACCGGATGCTGGTCAACCTCGGCGAAGACGAGTGGGACGCGGTGGTGCGGGTGCACCTGAAGGGGCATTTCGCGCCCTTGCGGCACGCTGCGGAACATTGGCGTGCGGAAGCCAAGGCCGGCCGCGTGCCGCAGGCCCGGGTGATCAACACCAGTTCGGGGGCCGGGTTGCTGGGCAGTGTCGGCCAGGGCAACTACTCGGCGGCGAAGGCGGGGATCGCGGGGCTGACCGTGGTGGCGGCCGCGGAACTCGCCCGCTACGGCGTCACCGTCAACGCGATCGCGCCGGCCGCGCGGACCCGGATGACCGAGGCGGTGTTCGCGTCGATGGCGCGTCCGGACACCGGCTTCGACGCGATGGCGCCGGAGAACGTCTCGCCGCTGGTCGTGTGGCTGGGCAGCGCGGAGTCCGGGCACGTCACCGGCCGGGTCTTCGAAGTCGAGGGCGGCAAGGTCGCCCTGGCGCAGGGCTGGCGGCACGGTCCGGCCGTCTACAAGGGCGAGCGGTGGCACCCGGCGGAACTCGGCGCGGTGGTGCGGGACCTGCTCGAGCGCGCGCCCGAGCCCGAACCCGTCTACGGAGCGAGCTGA
- a CDS encoding enoyl-CoA hydratase family protein, with amino-acid sequence MGILTKRDGHVEVVTVDFPPVNALPVQAWFDLADAVTQAGRDPDVHVVILRAEGRGFNAGVDIKEIQRSAGYDALVGANRGCYAAFGAVYDCAVPVIAAVHGFCLGGGIGLVGNADVIIASEDATFGVPEVERGALGAATHLARLVPQHLMRTLYFTARKITAAELHTHGSVYRVVPRADLDEAALEVARDIAKKDPRVIRAAKEALNGIDTQQVHRSYRFEQGFTFELNLLGASDEAREEFLNGR; translated from the coding sequence ATGGGGATCCTGACCAAGCGCGACGGCCACGTCGAAGTCGTCACGGTCGACTTCCCGCCGGTGAACGCGCTGCCCGTGCAGGCCTGGTTCGACCTCGCCGACGCGGTCACGCAGGCGGGCCGGGACCCCGACGTGCACGTCGTGATCCTCCGCGCGGAAGGCCGGGGGTTCAACGCGGGCGTGGACATCAAGGAGATCCAGCGCAGCGCCGGATACGACGCCCTGGTCGGCGCGAACCGTGGGTGCTACGCGGCTTTCGGCGCGGTCTACGACTGCGCGGTACCGGTGATCGCGGCGGTGCACGGCTTCTGCCTCGGCGGCGGCATCGGGCTGGTCGGCAACGCCGACGTGATCATCGCTTCCGAAGACGCCACGTTCGGCGTGCCCGAGGTGGAACGGGGGGCGCTGGGCGCGGCCACGCACTTGGCGCGGCTCGTTCCGCAGCACCTGATGCGCACGCTGTACTTCACCGCCCGCAAGATCACCGCCGCCGAGCTGCACACCCACGGTTCGGTCTACCGGGTCGTGCCGCGCGCGGACCTCGACGAGGCGGCCCTCGAAGTCGCCCGGGACATCGCGAAGAAGGACCCGCGGGTGATCCGGGCGGCGAAAGAGGCCTTGAACGGCATCGACACCCAGCAGGTGCACCGCAGCTACCGCTTCGAGCAGGGCTTCACCTTCGAGCTGAACCTGCTCGGCGCGTCCGACGAAGCCCGCGAGGAGTTCTTGAATGGCCGATAA
- a CDS encoding CoA transferase subunit A produces MADKRTTADDVAAELKDGMTIGIGGWGSRRKPMALVRAILRTPVKDLTVVSYGGPDVGLLCAAGKVKRVVFGFVTLDSIPYDPWFGRARETGAIEVTEYDEGMFGTALSAAMQRLPFLPTRAGLGSEVMRANPHLRTVRSPYDDGEELVAVPAQHLDVALVHLNRADARGNAQYLGPDPYFDELFGLAAERCFVSVEKVVETAELTAGGPVQSLLLTRGAVDGVVEAPRGAHFTTAVPDYGRDERFQRHYAACAKDLDAWPGFVDRFLSGDDRQYLSEVDKFEAEAA; encoded by the coding sequence ATGGCCGATAAACGCACGACCGCCGACGACGTGGCGGCCGAGCTGAAGGACGGCATGACGATCGGGATCGGCGGCTGGGGTTCCCGGCGCAAGCCGATGGCACTGGTCCGGGCGATCCTGCGCACCCCGGTCAAGGACCTGACCGTCGTCTCCTACGGCGGCCCGGACGTCGGCCTGCTCTGTGCGGCGGGCAAGGTGAAGCGGGTCGTGTTCGGGTTCGTCACCCTGGATTCGATCCCGTACGACCCGTGGTTCGGCCGCGCCCGCGAGACCGGCGCGATCGAGGTCACCGAGTACGACGAGGGCATGTTCGGCACGGCGCTGTCGGCGGCGATGCAGCGGTTGCCGTTCCTGCCGACCCGCGCCGGGCTCGGCTCCGAAGTCATGCGCGCCAACCCGCACCTGCGCACCGTGCGCTCGCCGTACGACGACGGCGAGGAACTCGTCGCGGTGCCGGCGCAGCACCTGGACGTGGCGCTGGTGCACCTCAACCGCGCGGACGCCCGCGGCAACGCCCAGTACCTCGGGCCCGACCCGTACTTCGACGAGTTGTTCGGCCTGGCCGCGGAAAGATGTTTCGTGTCGGTCGAAAAAGTCGTCGAGACGGCCGAGCTGACCGCGGGTGGGCCGGTGCAGTCGCTGCTGCTCACCCGTGGTGCCGTCGACGGCGTCGTGGAGGCACCACGCGGCGCGCACTTCACCACGGCGGTGCCGGACTACGGGCGGGACGAGCGGTTCCAGCGGCACTACGCCGCCTGCGCCAAGGACCTGGACGCGTGGCCCGGCTTCGTGGATCGGTTCCTCTCCGGTGACGACCGGCAGTACCTGTCCGAAGTGGACAAGTTCGAGGCGGAGGCGGCATGA
- a CDS encoding CoA-transferase subunit beta: MSATRAEIAVVAVAELFRGDGEIVASPMGLIPQLGAKLARLTFEPDLLMSDGEAYLMTTDGVVEGWQPFRKMLDTIVPHGRRHVVMGANQIDRYGNQNISAIGDHARPKKQLLGVRGAPGNTLNHRTSYWVPRHSSRVFVDAVDVVSGVGYDNAAKAGPSAQKYHDVHRVVSNLGVFDFGGPDHAMRAVSLHPGVTRDEVTAATAFAVDLSTVEKSREPTAEELRLIREVLDPKSLRDKEVPA; this comes from the coding sequence ATGAGCGCGACCCGGGCCGAAATCGCCGTGGTGGCGGTGGCCGAGCTGTTCCGCGGCGACGGCGAGATCGTGGCCAGCCCGATGGGCCTGATCCCGCAGCTGGGCGCGAAGCTCGCGCGGCTGACGTTCGAGCCGGACCTGCTGATGTCCGACGGCGAGGCCTACCTGATGACGACCGACGGGGTCGTCGAGGGCTGGCAGCCGTTCCGCAAGATGCTGGACACGATCGTCCCGCACGGGCGACGGCACGTCGTGATGGGGGCCAACCAGATCGACCGGTACGGCAACCAGAACATCTCCGCCATCGGCGACCACGCCCGGCCGAAGAAGCAGCTCCTGGGTGTCCGGGGCGCCCCGGGCAACACCCTCAACCACCGGACGAGCTACTGGGTGCCCCGGCATTCCAGCCGCGTGTTCGTGGATGCGGTCGACGTCGTTTCGGGGGTCGGATACGACAACGCGGCCAAGGCGGGCCCGTCGGCGCAGAAGTACCACGACGTCCACCGGGTCGTCTCGAACCTGGGTGTGTTCGACTTCGGCGGCCCGGACCACGCCATGCGGGCGGTGTCGCTGCACCCCGGCGTCACCCGTGACGAGGTCACCGCCGCGACCGCCTTCGCGGTCGATCTGTCCACAGTGGAGAAGAGCCGGGAACCCACCGCGGAGGAGCTGCGGCTGATCCGCGAGGTCCTGGACCCGAAGAGCCTGCGGGACAAGGAAGTTCCGGCGTGA
- a CDS encoding NAD(P)H-dependent flavin oxidoreductase, whose translation MKTALTRLVGVEHPVVQTGMGWVAGPRLVSATAEAGALGILASATMTFAELEAAVAEVKKRTEKPFGVNLRADSADAGARIDLLIREGVKVASFALAPRKEMIAKLRDHGIVVIPSVGAARHAEKVAAWGADAVIVQGGEGGGHTGGVATTLLLPSVLDTVDIPVVAAGGFFDGRGLAAALAYGAAGVAMGTRFLLSKESTVPDEVKRLYLEQGLTGTVVTKRVDGLPHRVLRTDLVEKLERTGRIRGLAQAARNALRFRNITGLSPVAMVKEGFAMKHGNDLTWSQLVMAANTPMLLRAGLVEGRTDAGVLASGQVVGMLHDLPTVAQIVDGAVAEAGEILRRLGRQTGG comes from the coding sequence GTGAAGACGGCCCTGACCCGGCTGGTGGGGGTCGAGCACCCGGTCGTGCAGACCGGGATGGGCTGGGTCGCCGGGCCGCGGCTGGTCTCGGCCACCGCGGAAGCCGGGGCCCTCGGCATCCTCGCGTCCGCCACGATGACGTTCGCCGAGCTGGAAGCGGCCGTCGCCGAAGTCAAGAAGCGGACGGAGAAGCCGTTCGGCGTGAACCTCCGCGCCGACTCGGCCGACGCCGGCGCGCGCATCGACCTGCTGATCCGCGAAGGCGTGAAGGTCGCGTCGTTCGCGCTCGCCCCGCGGAAGGAGATGATCGCGAAACTGCGGGACCACGGGATCGTCGTCATCCCGTCGGTCGGCGCCGCGCGGCACGCCGAGAAGGTCGCCGCCTGGGGCGCCGACGCCGTCATCGTCCAGGGCGGCGAAGGCGGCGGGCACACCGGGGGCGTGGCCACCACCCTGCTGCTGCCTTCGGTTCTGGACACCGTCGACATCCCGGTCGTCGCCGCCGGCGGCTTCTTCGACGGCCGCGGGCTCGCCGCCGCGCTGGCCTACGGCGCGGCCGGCGTCGCGATGGGCACCCGGTTCCTGCTGAGCAAGGAGAGCACGGTCCCCGACGAAGTCAAGCGCCTCTACCTCGAGCAGGGGCTCACCGGGACGGTCGTCACCAAGCGTGTCGACGGCCTCCCGCACCGCGTGCTGCGCACCGATCTCGTCGAGAAGCTCGAACGCACCGGCCGGATCCGCGGCCTGGCGCAAGCCGCCCGCAACGCGCTGCGGTTCCGGAATATCACCGGACTGTCCCCGGTTGCCATGGTCAAAGAAGGCTTCGCGATGAAGCACGGCAACGATCTGACGTGGAGCCAGCTGGTCATGGCGGCCAACACCCCGATGCTGCTGCGGGCGGGGCTGGTCGAAGGCCGGACGGACGCGGGAGTGCTAGCGTCGGGACAGGTGGTGGGCATGCTCCACGACCTGCCCACGGTGGCGCAAATCGTCGACGGCGCAGTGGCCGAGGCAGGTGAGATCCTGCGGCGGCTCGGCCGGCAAACGGGAGGATGA